The following are from one region of the Hydrogenimonas sp. SS33 genome:
- a CDS encoding methyl-accepting chemotaxis protein, with protein MTSLSSAFSNKQTLVMLVAAFGAAVYLLATGGYIAGGLVLAVALVALFIPGGGDSACEKIFNDPLIRQIRDVLIKAGRGELSDRITHIPETHVLQGVAWGVNDMLDQVEQMMRDIRASIDAAGEGKRYRTIPVEGYKGDFKAAIPDLNRAIQSIADSYKTKLRGELARDFEKSTGGIGKGLEVIQKDIARNSEIVETITESTSATAQKASESQNIVHHIVRDLDELIQLIAHSNDAIISLNERTGEISAIVNLIKDIADQTNLLALNAAIEAARAGEHGRGFAVVADEVRKLAERTQKATQEIAITIQTLQQESNDIQANSEQITQIATGSQSDVNAFESTLATFAENADTSAKMAKYIHDSLFGTLVKIDHIIFKSKAYTTILNERSDLVHEFTDHHHCRMGQWYYEGKGKELFSHTKAYREIEAPHATVHESVLKTLPCATQQNCLTPEKRETVVKNFTKMEEASQQLFRLIREMVQEANKEVLDKIDSLGKSA; from the coding sequence ATGACGAGTTTGTCCTCAGCCTTCAGCAATAAACAGACACTCGTTATGCTGGTGGCCGCTTTCGGGGCGGCCGTCTACCTGCTGGCGACGGGCGGCTATATCGCCGGCGGACTTGTCCTGGCCGTTGCGCTGGTCGCCCTCTTCATTCCGGGGGGTGGAGACTCGGCCTGCGAAAAGATCTTCAACGATCCGCTGATCCGGCAGATCCGTGACGTCCTCATCAAAGCGGGACGCGGCGAACTCTCCGACCGGATCACCCATATTCCCGAAACCCACGTACTTCAGGGAGTCGCCTGGGGCGTCAACGACATGCTCGACCAGGTGGAACAGATGATGCGGGATATCCGGGCATCCATCGATGCGGCGGGAGAGGGAAAACGGTATCGTACCATTCCCGTCGAAGGGTACAAAGGGGACTTCAAAGCGGCCATTCCCGACCTCAACCGCGCCATCCAGTCGATCGCCGACTCCTACAAAACCAAACTGCGCGGCGAACTGGCGAGAGATTTCGAAAAGAGTACCGGCGGCATCGGCAAAGGCCTCGAAGTGATACAGAAAGATATCGCCAGAAACTCCGAGATTGTTGAAACCATCACCGAAAGCACGTCGGCAACCGCTCAAAAAGCTTCCGAAAGCCAGAATATCGTCCATCATATCGTCCGGGACCTCGACGAGCTGATCCAGCTCATCGCCCACTCCAACGATGCCATCATCTCCCTGAACGAACGGACCGGCGAAATCTCCGCCATCGTCAACCTCATCAAAGATATCGCCGACCAGACCAACCTGCTGGCCCTCAATGCCGCCATCGAAGCGGCCCGTGCCGGCGAACACGGCCGCGGCTTCGCCGTCGTCGCCGACGAAGTACGCAAACTGGCCGAACGCACCCAGAAGGCGACCCAGGAGATCGCCATCACCATTCAGACGCTGCAGCAGGAGTCCAACGATATCCAGGCGAATTCGGAGCAGATCACCCAGATCGCAACCGGTTCCCAGTCCGATGTCAACGCCTTTGAAAGTACTCTCGCCACGTTTGCCGAAAATGCGGACACTTCCGCCAAAATGGCGAAATATATCCACGACTCCCTTTTCGGAACCCTCGTAAAAATCGACCATATCATCTTCAAGTCGAAAGCCTACACCACGATCCTCAACGAGCGAAGCGACCTGGTCCATGAATTTACAGACCATCACCACTGCCGCATGGGGCAATGGTACTACGAGGGCAAAGGGAAAGAACTTTTCAGCCATACCAAAGCCTACAGGGAGATAGAAGCTCCCCACGCCACCGTCCACGAATCGGTGCTCAAGACTCTCCCCTGCGCTACACAGCAAAACTGCCTGACGCCGGAGAAGCGCGAAACAGTCGTCAAAAACTTCACAAAAATGGAAGAGGCGAGCCAGCAGCTCTTCCGCCTTATCCGCGAAATGGTCCAGGAGGCCAACAAAGAGGTTCTGGACAAAATCGATTCGCTCGGAAAAAGCGCATAG
- a CDS encoding PAS domain-containing protein, with the protein MKRPAPTGTERFLKEDDFIVSKTDLKGRIIYGNKMFIKISGYSESELLGAPHSILRHPDMPKIVFKLLWDRIQNGEEIFAYVKNLCKDGGFYWVFANVTATPAPDGSTRDYHSVRRKPSAKALEVIPGLYAQLLEAEKSGGMEASGRLLNEILNEKGVSYDEFVLSLQQ; encoded by the coding sequence ATGAAAAGGCCTGCACCGACAGGAACCGAACGTTTTCTGAAAGAGGACGACTTCATCGTCTCGAAAACCGACCTCAAAGGCCGCATCATCTACGGCAACAAGATGTTCATCAAGATTTCAGGCTATTCCGAAAGTGAACTGCTGGGCGCGCCCCACTCCATTCTGAGACACCCCGATATGCCCAAAATCGTCTTCAAACTGCTGTGGGACCGCATTCAGAACGGGGAGGAGATCTTCGCCTACGTCAAAAACCTCTGCAAAGACGGCGGGTTCTACTGGGTTTTCGCCAACGTCACCGCCACGCCGGCCCCCGACGGATCGACCAGGGACTACCATTCGGTCCGCCGGAAACCGAGCGCAAAAGCGTTGGAGGTGATTCCCGGCCTCTACGCCCAGCTTCTGGAGGCGGAAAAGAGCGGGGGCATGGAAGCCTCCGGCCGCCTTCTCAATGAAATCTTGAACGAAAAAGGAGTTTCGTATGACGAGTTTGTCCTCAGCCTTCAGCAATAA
- a CDS encoding TlyA family RNA methyltransferase, protein MRLDAALVARALVESRAKAQALIKEGGVRVNGKVVTKPAFTVEEETPVEVTGETRYVGRAAKKLEAFLKTHPVAVAGKRCLDVGASTGGFTQILLEYGAAEVTALDVGKGQLHPSLAKDSRVRNLSETDIRDFQAKTPYEVTTCDVSFIPLEAILKDLDRLTSGVLILLFKPQFQVGREARRNRAGVVLDETAVKEAQRAFEAACEALGWRLMVKEVSQIPGKEGNREWFYCYVNR, encoded by the coding sequence GTGCGTCTTGACGCGGCGTTGGTGGCCCGCGCTCTGGTGGAGAGCCGTGCCAAAGCCCAGGCGCTCATCAAAGAGGGGGGTGTGCGCGTGAATGGGAAGGTCGTGACCAAGCCGGCGTTTACCGTGGAGGAAGAGACGCCGGTCGAAGTGACGGGAGAGACCCGTTATGTGGGGCGTGCCGCGAAGAAGCTGGAAGCCTTTCTAAAAACCCATCCCGTGGCGGTCGCGGGGAAGCGGTGCCTCGATGTGGGTGCCAGTACGGGCGGGTTTACCCAGATTCTTCTGGAGTATGGGGCGGCGGAAGTGACGGCGCTGGATGTGGGCAAAGGGCAGTTGCACCCCTCGCTGGCGAAAGACTCCCGCGTCCGAAACCTTTCCGAAACCGATATCCGCGACTTCCAGGCCAAGACCCCCTACGAGGTGACGACATGCGACGTCTCTTTCATCCCCCTGGAGGCGATTTTGAAGGACCTGGACCGTTTGACGTCGGGGGTCTTGATTTTGCTTTTCAAACCCCAGTTCCAGGTGGGAAGGGAAGCCAGGCGCAACCGTGCCGGCGTGGTGCTGGACGAAACGGCCGTCAAAGAGGCGCAGCGGGCCTTCGAGGCGGCGTGCGAAGCGCTGGGATGGCGCCTGATGGTCAAAGAGGTATCGCAGATTCCGGGAAAAGAGGGCAACCGTGAGTGGTTTTACTGTTATGTCAACCGTTGA
- the rpsO gene encoding 30S ribosomal protein S15: MALDSAKKLEIIKQFGRGENDTGSPEVQVALLTERIKYLTDHLKENKKDHSSRLGLLKLVGQRKRLLRYLKRKDYDRYTQLITALGIRDK; the protein is encoded by the coding sequence ATGGCTTTGGATTCGGCTAAGAAGCTTGAAATCATCAAACAGTTCGGACGCGGTGAGAACGATACGGGTTCTCCGGAAGTACAGGTCGCCCTTCTTACAGAGCGCATCAAATACCTGACAGATCACCTCAAAGAGAACAAAAAAGACCACTCTTCACGACTCGGTCTGCTGAAACTCGTCGGACAGCGCAAACGCCTGCTCCGCTATCTCAAACGAAAAGATTACGACCGCTATACCCAGCTCATCACTGCCCTGGGCATCCGCGACAAGTAA
- the cmoA gene encoding carboxy-S-adenosyl-L-methionine synthase CmoA yields MEDRLFREPVEKKFEFDERVAAVFDDMIERSVPFYRQNLELITEIVCRKLPRGGRLLDLGCSTGGLLIEIANRCGVSARLVGIDSASAMVARARKKAQAYGAGVDFVCADLMEHDLGQADIVVANYTLQFIRPVRRPKAVRRIYEALKEGGLFIFSEKILMHDKWLDKQMIDIYYDYKKRRGYSETEIARKREALENVLVPYTVSENISMVKEAGFSTVDTVFQWGNFATFAAHKKGE; encoded by the coding sequence GTGGAAGATAGACTCTTCAGGGAACCGGTGGAGAAGAAGTTCGAGTTCGACGAACGGGTCGCCGCGGTTTTCGATGACATGATCGAGCGGTCCGTCCCCTTCTACCGCCAGAATCTGGAGCTGATCACCGAGATCGTCTGCCGGAAGCTTCCCCGGGGCGGCCGGCTTCTCGACCTCGGGTGCTCCACCGGCGGCCTTCTCATCGAGATCGCCAACCGCTGCGGCGTGTCGGCCAGGCTGGTCGGCATCGACAGTGCGTCGGCGATGGTGGCGCGGGCGAGAAAAAAGGCCCAGGCCTACGGGGCCGGGGTCGACTTCGTCTGTGCGGACCTGATGGAGCACGACCTGGGGCAGGCCGACATCGTCGTGGCCAACTATACCCTCCAGTTCATCCGGCCGGTCCGGCGCCCGAAAGCGGTCCGGCGCATCTACGAGGCGCTGAAGGAGGGCGGCCTCTTCATCTTCAGCGAGAAGATCCTGATGCACGACAAATGGCTGGACAAACAGATGATCGACATCTACTACGACTACAAAAAGCGTCGGGGTTACAGTGAAACGGAGATCGCCAGAAAGCGGGAGGCGCTGGAGAACGTGCTGGTGCCCTATACGGTTTCGGAAAACATTTCCATGGTGAAAGAGGCGGGGTTTTCGACCGTCGATACGGTCTTTCAGTGGGGGAATTTCGCGACGTTCGCGGCGCACAAAAAGGGGGAGTGA
- the flhA gene encoding flagellar biosynthesis protein FlhA, which translates to MAKATRSRLLKRALPFLETIASAKDLTIVALIIAIMAIIIVPLPSPVLDFFLTVSIAISVLMILISVFIEKPTDFTTFPTMILLITLYRLSLNIATTRMILSKGYEGPEAVSDIITSFGDFVVGGNYVIGIIVFSIIVIINFIVVTKGATRVAEVAARFTLDAMPGKQMAIDADLNAGLIDENEAKRRRQEILQEASFYGAMDGSSKFVKGDAIAGIIITIINIIGGLLIGMFQYDMPLADAARTFTLLTIGDGLVSQIPALIVSTATGIIITRASKDEEKNFAEGAINQLIKEYKTLFIVGFILLLFALVPGLPTLPLTFVGLLFLGLGYIIRKQGIEESLIVPGEEAPLPGEEEEAKPAHAPPGKEEEEAALEDILKVEMLELDLGYQLIKLADTSRGGDLLERIRSMRRKIAADYGFLMPQVRIRDNLQLPPNTYQILLKGVEIGTGEVYADKFLAMNSGMATEEIEGIHTKEPAFGLDAIWIDADKKEEAIIKGYTVIDPATVISTHMSELVKKHAEDLLTRQEVQSLLEKVKKDYPVVVEDALKVASLGLIQRVLKQLLHEQIPIKDMVTILETVADVAEYTKNVDLIVEQVRARLARVITNLYKDPDGVIKLLTLAAPTEQRLLDHLQESDAGRQLLLNVGQINKVVETVSEEAQKVLQKGVAPVILIVDPMIRKPLAEIFERFGLDVVVLSHAEIDPNAKFEVLGSVEIDI; encoded by the coding sequence TTGGCGAAAGCGACCCGCTCCAGACTTCTCAAACGCGCCCTTCCCTTTCTGGAAACCATCGCTTCCGCCAAAGACCTGACCATCGTCGCCCTGATCATCGCCATCATGGCGATCATCATCGTACCGCTGCCCAGCCCGGTACTCGACTTTTTCCTGACCGTCTCCATCGCCATATCGGTCCTGATGATCCTCATTTCGGTCTTCATAGAAAAGCCGACCGACTTCACCACCTTCCCGACGATGATTCTGCTCATCACCCTCTACCGCCTCTCCCTCAACATCGCCACGACCCGGATGATCCTCTCCAAAGGGTACGAGGGGCCCGAAGCGGTGAGCGACATCATCACCAGCTTCGGCGATTTCGTCGTCGGGGGGAACTACGTCATCGGAATCATCGTCTTCTCGATCATCGTCATCATCAACTTCATCGTCGTCACCAAAGGCGCCACCCGGGTTGCCGAAGTGGCTGCCCGCTTCACCCTCGACGCGATGCCGGGCAAGCAGATGGCCATCGACGCCGACCTCAACGCCGGCCTCATCGACGAAAACGAGGCGAAACGGCGCCGCCAGGAGATCCTGCAGGAGGCGAGTTTCTACGGGGCCATGGACGGTTCGAGCAAATTCGTCAAGGGTGACGCCATCGCCGGCATCATCATCACCATCATCAACATCATCGGCGGCCTGCTCATCGGGATGTTCCAGTACGACATGCCCCTGGCCGACGCCGCCCGCACCTTCACCCTGCTCACCATCGGCGACGGCCTGGTCTCCCAGATCCCCGCCCTCATCGTCTCCACCGCCACCGGTATCATCATCACCCGCGCCAGCAAGGATGAGGAGAAGAACTTCGCCGAAGGGGCGATCAACCAGCTCATCAAGGAGTACAAAACCCTCTTCATCGTCGGATTCATCCTGCTGCTCTTCGCGCTGGTGCCGGGCCTTCCCACCCTGCCCCTCACCTTCGTGGGGCTTCTCTTTCTGGGGCTGGGGTATATCATCCGCAAACAGGGGATCGAAGAGTCTCTCATCGTCCCCGGCGAAGAGGCTCCCCTTCCGGGCGAAGAGGAGGAGGCGAAACCCGCCCATGCACCCCCCGGCAAAGAGGAGGAGGAAGCGGCGCTGGAAGACATTCTCAAGGTGGAGATGCTCGAACTCGACCTGGGGTACCAGCTCATCAAACTTGCCGACACGAGCCGCGGCGGGGACCTGCTGGAGCGCATCCGCTCCATGCGCCGCAAGATCGCCGCGGATTACGGCTTTCTGATGCCCCAGGTGCGGATACGGGACAACCTGCAGCTGCCCCCCAACACCTACCAGATCCTTCTCAAAGGGGTCGAGATCGGCACCGGAGAGGTCTATGCGGACAAATTTCTGGCCATGAACAGCGGCATGGCAACCGAAGAGATCGAGGGGATCCACACCAAAGAGCCCGCCTTCGGCCTGGACGCCATCTGGATCGACGCCGACAAGAAGGAGGAGGCGATCATCAAAGGCTACACCGTCATCGACCCCGCCACCGTCATCTCCACCCATATGAGCGAACTGGTCAAGAAACACGCCGAAGACCTCCTGACCCGCCAGGAGGTGCAGTCGCTGCTGGAGAAAGTGAAGAAGGACTACCCCGTCGTCGTGGAAGACGCCCTCAAGGTGGCGTCGCTGGGCCTCATTCAGCGGGTGCTCAAACAGCTCCTCCACGAGCAGATCCCCATCAAGGACATGGTGACGATTCTCGAAACCGTCGCCGACGTGGCGGAATACACCAAAAATGTCGACCTCATCGTCGAACAGGTCCGCGCGCGGCTGGCGCGGGTCATCACCAACCTCTACAAAGACCCCGACGGTGTCATCAAGCTCCTCACCCTCGCCGCCCCCACCGAACAGCGGCTCCTGGACCATCTGCAGGAGAGCGACGCGGGCCGCCAGCTTCTGCTCAACGTGGGGCAGATCAACAAAGTGGTCGAAACCGTCAGCGAAGAGGCGCAAAAGGTACTCCAGAAAGGGGTCGCCCCCGTCATCCTCATCGTCGACCCGATGATCCGGAAACCCCTGGCCGAAATCTTCGAACGCTTCGGCCTCGACGTCGTCGTCCTCAGCCACGCCGAGATCGACCCCAACGCCAAATTCGAAGTGCTCGGAAGCGTGGAGATCGATATTTAG
- a CDS encoding Rrf2 family transcriptional regulator translates to MLLTRASEYALLSLALIGESGEPRDVETLSKQLDISKSFLAKILQNLAKRGILVSYKGAHGGFALNKPFDKISILEVIEAAEGKPPSVFECSPAQECCPSDRAGSCVIWPFLNRLQNKIDGFLENLTLKDILEK, encoded by the coding sequence ATGTTACTGACACGCGCAAGCGAATACGCCCTGCTCTCTCTGGCGCTCATCGGCGAGAGCGGCGAGCCCAGGGATGTGGAGACCCTTTCGAAACAGCTGGATATCTCCAAAAGCTTTCTGGCGAAGATTCTGCAAAACCTCGCGAAACGGGGTATTCTGGTCTCCTACAAAGGGGCCCACGGAGGTTTCGCGCTCAACAAGCCTTTCGACAAGATCTCCATTCTCGAAGTGATCGAAGCGGCGGAGGGCAAGCCCCCTTCCGTCTTCGAATGCTCCCCCGCCCAGGAGTGCTGCCCCAGCGACCGGGCGGGTTCGTGTGTCATCTGGCCCTTCCTCAACCGGCTTCAAAACAAGATCGACGGATTTCTCGAAAATCTGACACTCAAAGACATTTTGGAAAAGTAG
- the grpE gene encoding nucleotide exchange factor GrpE, with the protein MSEKKRREEEMEQEIKENEEEAVEEDEAVSEEEKGEDPLKKCEEELKACEDKYLRMHAEFENIKKRMEREKEQSVAYAQEQFARDLLPVMDSLELALASIPTPDEVEDEHLQKLREGVQLTLDQFIKTFEKHHIKVIDIDEGFDPNFHDAVMQVESEDHKSGEIVQVLQKGYTYKERLLRPAMVSVAK; encoded by the coding sequence ATGTCCGAGAAAAAACGGCGTGAAGAAGAGATGGAACAGGAAATCAAGGAAAACGAAGAGGAGGCGGTTGAAGAGGATGAAGCCGTTTCCGAGGAGGAGAAAGGAGAAGATCCTTTGAAAAAGTGTGAAGAGGAACTCAAGGCTTGCGAAGACAAGTACCTTCGCATGCATGCCGAGTTTGAAAATATCAAAAAACGGATGGAGAGGGAGAAGGAGCAGAGCGTCGCCTATGCCCAGGAGCAGTTCGCACGCGATCTGCTGCCGGTGATGGATTCGCTGGAGCTGGCGCTCGCCTCCATCCCCACTCCGGACGAGGTGGAGGACGAACATCTGCAGAAGCTGCGTGAAGGTGTTCAGCTGACCCTCGACCAGTTCATCAAAACCTTCGAGAAGCATCACATCAAAGTGATCGATATCGACGAAGGTTTCGACCCGAACTTCCACGATGCGGTGATGCAGGTGGAGAGCGAGGATCACAAAAGCGGCGAAATCGTTCAGGTGCTCCAGAAGGGGTATACCTATAAAGAGCGGCTGCTGCGCCCGGCCATGGTCAGTGTGGCCAAATAG
- a CDS encoding DHHA1 domain-containing protein, which yields MEKPDSVYHLSHTDLDGYACQFLTSHCFERITFQNSNYGDEITGRLKLFFDAMLLDSAQSILLLITDLNLSLQQCRTIEEQIEKLQDFKPGTSISVRLLDHHGSGADAAKAYDWYYLDTSRSATKITFDWLRETYGCDAIEKYRKLVDAINAIDIWLSREEGFEFGKVLMGAVASSREVGRALFDDEDREHKFHLIRSANAMIGEERAHIRLDNELHAIKKAFFAQNRDDNTLDNLVADYLTDLLTARKEELLIRYRDKTGVLTFGIPNISVIGNAFLVKNPDIDFILNISPNGSISLRSNGKVDVSEIAATLAGGGGHPNASGGRIAGFKEAYSYGDVKTFVQKLIDEKTKES from the coding sequence ATGGAAAAACCCGACTCCGTCTATCACCTCTCCCATACCGACCTGGACGGTTACGCCTGCCAGTTTCTCACGTCGCACTGTTTCGAGAGAATCACCTTTCAAAACAGCAACTACGGCGACGAGATCACGGGGCGGCTGAAACTCTTTTTCGATGCGATGCTTCTGGACAGCGCCCAATCGATTCTGCTGCTTATCACCGACCTGAACCTGTCGCTTCAGCAGTGCCGCACCATCGAAGAGCAGATCGAGAAGCTGCAGGATTTCAAACCGGGTACTTCTATCTCCGTCCGGCTCCTGGACCACCACGGCAGCGGCGCCGACGCGGCGAAAGCCTACGACTGGTACTACCTCGACACCTCCCGCAGCGCCACGAAGATCACCTTCGACTGGCTCCGGGAGACCTACGGGTGCGACGCGATCGAAAAGTACCGGAAACTGGTGGATGCCATCAACGCCATCGACATCTGGCTCTCCCGGGAGGAGGGGTTTGAGTTCGGCAAGGTGCTGATGGGGGCCGTCGCCTCTTCCAGGGAGGTGGGCCGCGCCCTCTTCGACGACGAAGACAGGGAACACAAATTCCACCTCATCCGCAGCGCCAACGCCATGATCGGCGAAGAGAGGGCCCATATACGCCTCGACAACGAACTTCACGCCATCAAAAAGGCCTTCTTCGCCCAAAACCGCGACGACAACACCCTCGACAACCTGGTGGCGGACTACCTGACCGACCTGCTCACCGCCCGCAAAGAGGAGCTGCTGATCCGCTACCGCGACAAGACGGGGGTGCTCACTTTCGGCATTCCCAACATTTCGGTCATCGGCAACGCCTTTCTCGTCAAAAACCCCGACATCGACTTCATCCTAAACATTTCTCCAAATGGGTCGATAAGTTTACGCAGCAACGGCAAAGTTGACGTCAGCGAAATCGCGGCGACCCTGGCGGGCGGCGGCGGCCACCCCAACGCCAGCGGCGGACGCATCGCCGGTTTCAAAGAGGCTTACAGCTACGGCGACGTCAAAACTTTCGTCCAGAAGCTGATCGACGAGAAAACCAAGGAGTCATAA
- a CDS encoding bifunctional riboflavin kinase/FAD synthetase: MSTVESVAIGNFDGMHLGHRALFEKLGENGAVAVVEHYRATLTPGLYRAKFADRPLHYYDFDKIRGLRAADFVALLREDFPMLRTIVVGEDFAFGAGREGSVETLRSLFEGDVIAVEEVKLEGEGIHSRTIRKTVASGDMRKAAAMLGRPYEVWGEVVRGQGIGARSLVPTLNLECGRFLLPAAGVYKSETCLDGDCFASVTFVGHRETTDGRFAVETHLIDRTLSENEVPWKVSVRWLEKIRENRRFGSLEALKAQIEKDIGAARGR, encoded by the coding sequence ATGTCAACCGTTGAGAGTGTCGCCATCGGCAATTTCGACGGCATGCACCTGGGGCACCGGGCGCTTTTTGAAAAACTGGGCGAGAATGGGGCCGTGGCGGTCGTCGAACACTACCGTGCCACGCTGACACCGGGCCTCTACCGGGCGAAGTTTGCCGATAGGCCGCTTCACTATTACGATTTTGACAAAATCAGGGGGTTGCGCGCCGCCGATTTCGTCGCTCTGCTTCGCGAAGATTTTCCTATGCTTCGCACCATTGTCGTTGGGGAGGATTTCGCCTTCGGTGCGGGACGGGAAGGGAGTGTCGAAACGCTCCGCTCACTCTTCGAGGGAGACGTTATCGCCGTGGAGGAGGTCAAACTGGAAGGGGAGGGGATCCACTCCCGCACCATACGCAAAACCGTCGCCTCGGGCGACATGCGCAAAGCCGCCGCCATGCTGGGGCGCCCCTATGAAGTGTGGGGCGAAGTGGTCCGGGGGCAGGGGATCGGCGCCCGGTCGCTGGTGCCCACCCTCAACCTCGAATGCGGAAGGTTTCTCCTCCCCGCCGCCGGTGTCTACAAAAGCGAAACCTGCCTGGACGGCGACTGCTTCGCGTCAGTAACCTTTGTCGGCCATCGGGAGACGACCGACGGCCGTTTCGCCGTGGAGACCCACCTGATCGACCGGACTTTATCTGAAAACGAGGTGCCCTGGAAAGTGTCGGTGCGGTGGCTGGAAAAGATACGGGAGAACCGGCGCTTCGGCTCACTGGAAGCTTTGAAAGCGCAGATCGAAAAAGATATCGGAGCGGCACGTGGAAGATAG
- the dnaK gene encoding molecular chaperone DnaK, with translation MGKVLGIDLGTTNSAMAVYEGGEGKIIANKEGKNTTPSVVAFTDKGEILVGDPAKRQMVTNPEKTIYSVKRIMGLMCNEEKAAEAKKRLPYHVVDKNGACAVEVDGKTYTPQEISAKILMKLKEDAEAYLGEEVTEAVITVPAYFNDSQRKATKEAGTIAGLNVLRIINEPTAAALAYGLDKKEAEKICVYDLGGGTFDVTILETGDNVVEVLATGGDAFLGGDDFDNRLIDYVAEEFKKENGIDLKADVMALQRLKEAAENAKKELSTAQETEINLPFITADASGPKHLVMKITRAKFESLIMDLVDQTITKIEEVLKDSGLTKSEIKEIVMVGGSTRIPLVQEKVKNFFGKELNKSVNPDEVVAIGAAIQGGILKGDVKDVLLLDVTPLSLGIETLGGVTTKIIEKGTTIPVKKSQIFSTAEDNQPAVTIHVVQGEREMAKDNKSLGQFELTGIPPAPRGVPQIEVTFDIDANGILTVSAKDKATGKSQEIKITGSSGLSEEEIEKMVRDAEMHKEEDRKRKELIETKNQADALVYQTEKSLSEVGDSLEAGEKEKVQAALDALKTTLKDENATKEQIEEKVKALTEVSHKLAEAMYKKEQGGEQAAGGAEGGAKKGGEDEDVIDAEVE, from the coding sequence ATGGGAAAAGTATTGGGAATAGACCTGGGAACCACCAACTCGGCGATGGCCGTCTATGAAGGTGGCGAAGGGAAAATCATCGCGAACAAAGAGGGCAAAAACACGACACCCTCCGTCGTCGCGTTTACAGACAAAGGGGAGATTCTCGTCGGTGACCCGGCGAAGCGCCAGATGGTGACCAACCCCGAAAAGACGATCTACAGCGTCAAGCGTATCATGGGCTTGATGTGTAACGAAGAGAAAGCGGCGGAAGCGAAGAAGCGCCTGCCCTACCATGTCGTCGACAAAAACGGCGCCTGTGCCGTGGAGGTGGACGGAAAGACCTATACGCCCCAGGAGATCTCCGCGAAGATCCTGATGAAGCTGAAAGAGGATGCGGAAGCCTACCTCGGCGAAGAGGTGACCGAAGCGGTCATCACCGTTCCGGCCTACTTCAACGACTCTCAGCGCAAGGCGACCAAAGAGGCGGGTACCATCGCCGGGCTGAATGTGCTGCGTATCATCAACGAGCCGACCGCGGCGGCGCTGGCCTACGGCCTCGACAAGAAAGAGGCGGAGAAGATCTGCGTCTATGACCTGGGCGGCGGTACCTTCGACGTCACGATCCTCGAAACGGGTGACAATGTCGTCGAAGTACTGGCGACCGGCGGTGACGCCTTCCTGGGCGGTGACGACTTCGACAACCGCCTCATCGACTATGTGGCCGAAGAGTTCAAAAAGGAAAACGGCATCGACCTCAAAGCCGACGTCATGGCGCTGCAGCGTCTGAAAGAGGCGGCTGAGAACGCCAAGAAAGAGCTCTCTACAGCCCAGGAGACCGAGATCAACCTGCCCTTCATCACGGCGGACGCATCCGGTCCCAAACACCTGGTGATGAAGATCACCCGGGCGAAATTCGAGAGCCTCATCATGGATCTGGTCGATCAGACGATCACCAAGATCGAAGAGGTCCTCAAAGATTCCGGTCTCACCAAAAGTGAGATTAAAGAGATCGTTATGGTCGGCGGTTCCACACGGATTCCGCTGGTCCAGGAGAAGGTCAAGAACTTCTTCGGCAAAGAGCTGAACAAATCGGTCAACCCCGACGAAGTGGTCGCGATCGGTGCGGCGATCCAGGGCGGTATCCTCAAAGGGGATGTCAAAGACGTCCTGCTGCTGGACGTCACACCGCTGAGCCTGGGTATCGAAACCCTCGGCGGCGTGACCACCAAGATCATCGAGAAGGGTACGACCATTCCGGTCAAGAAGAGCCAGATCTTCTCCACCGCGGAAGACAACCAGCCTGCCGTGACGATCCATGTCGTCCAGGGCGAGCGCGAAATGGCCAAAGACAACAAGTCCCTCGGCCAATTCGAACTGACCGGCATTCCGCCCGCACCCCGCGGCGTGCCCCAGATCGAAGTCACCTTCGATATCGACGCCAACGGTATTCTGACCGTCAGCGCGAAAGACAAGGCGACCGGCAAGTCCCAGGAGATCAAAATTACCGGCTCCAGCGGACTCAGCGAAGAGGAGATCGAAAAGATGGTCCGCGACGCGGAGATGCACAAAGAGGAAGACCGCAAGCGCAAAGAGCTGATCGAAACGAAAAACCAGGCCGATGCGCTGGTCTATCAGACCGAAAAGAGCCTCAGCGAAGTGGGCGACAGCCTCGAAGCGGGCGAAAAAGAGAAGGTTCAGGCCGCTCTCGATGCGCTGAAAACCACGCTCAAGGATGAAAACGCCACGAAAGAGCAGATCGAAGAGAAGGTCAAGGCGCTGACCGAAGTGAGCCACAAGCTCGCCGAAGCGATGTACAAAAAAGAGCAGGGCGGCGAACAGGCTGCCGGCGGTGCCGAAGGCGGCGCCAAAAAAGGCGGAGAAGACGAAGACGTCATCGATGCCGAAGTCGAGTAA